DNA from Paraburkholderia sp. ZP32-5:
GCACGCACGCCACCGAAAACAGCAGCGCATTGCCCGGCTCCGCATACCACGGACGCCCGCGCCGGCCGCGCCCAGCGGTCTGCAGATACGCGACCCGCACGATCGGCCGCGGCAGCGCATTGGCTCTGCGCGGCAGCGCCTTCATATGGGTCATCAGGTCGGCGTTGGTCGAGCCGGTTTCCTCGACGATTTCGATCGGCCAGTCATGCGCATGCGCGCCGAACAGCTTGACCGCGCGCTCGCGGTCGATGCGCCAGTCTTCCGCGGGCGCCGATTGGGCCGAGCGGGAGGCGGGCGAGGAGGGAGGAGTGCGGGAGGCGGTCATGCTGTCTATTGTAGCGACAGCTCACTCGCCAGGGCTTCGTGTTTTGAGTGCGGACCATCGGCCGAGCCTTCGTTACAATGGCCGCTAATCCGATTACCAGATTCACGCGATCCTTGAACTACGACACCCCGCCCGGCCTTGAAGTCGCGGCCGGCAGCCAAGGCAAGATCGTCCGTCTCTCGGGCCAGTGGACGGCGCTCGCGCTCGCGCGCGATCGCGCCACCGGACACGTGATCCCGCAACTGCGTTCGCTGACCGGCGCGCAAGGCATCGGCGAGTGGGACCTGTCGCGCATCGACCGGATGGACCACGTCGGCGGCCAGGCGCTGTGGCGCGTGTGGGGCCGCAAGATGCCGCCCGGCACCGCGCTCACCGACACTCAGCGCGACATCTTCGATCGCATCGCGATGCTCGACACCGTGCGCGAGAGCGCCGAACCGGTGCCGCGCTTCGATCCGTTCACGCGGCTCGGTCTGTCGATCTTCTCGTTCTTCGAGCATCTGTATGGCGGCGTCGCGATGCTCGGGCGCGTCGTGCTCGATCTGCTCGCGATCATCCGCAAACCCAAAATCACGCCGTGGACCGAAATTTCCGCGAACGTCTACAACGCGGGCGCGCGCGCATTGCCGATCACCGCGCTGGTCGCGTTTCTGATCGGCATCGTGCTCAGCTATCTGTCCGCGCAGCAGCTGCGGATGTTCGGCGCGAACCAGTTCATCGTCAATATTCTCGGGCTCGCGGTAATCCGCGAGCTTGGCCCGGTGCTGTCGGCGATTCTGGTCGCGGGCCGCTCGGGCTCGGCGATCACCGCGCAGATCGGTGTGATGCGCGTGACCGAGGAACTCGACGCGATGCGCGTGATGGGCATTCCGCACGGCCTGCGGCTGATCCTGCCGCGCGTGATCGCGCTCGCCGTCGCGATGCCGCTGCTGGTGATGTGGACCAACGTGATCGCGCTGACCGGCGGCGCGGTGGCCGCGAAGCTCGTGCTCAACATCGACATGAGTTTCTTCGCGCGGCAACTGCCGAGCGTCGTGCCGATCGCGAATCTGTGGATCGGCCTCGGCAAGGGCGCGGTGTTCGGCATGCTGATCGCGATCGCCGGCTGTCATTTCGGCTTTCGCATCAAGGCCAATTCGCAGAGTCTCGGCGAAGGCACGACGACCTCGGTGGTGAGTTCGATCACGATCGTGATTCTTGCGGACGCGGTGTTCGCGATGCTGTTCCAGAACGTGGGGCTCGGATGATCGCGCCGCTCTCCGAGGCCGTGCGCGGCCAACCCGCCCCGTCGATCGAAGAGCCGGTGATCGAGGTGATCGACATCACCAAGCGCTACGGCCGCAACATCGTGCATCAGCATCTGAGCCTCGACGTGCGGCGCGGCGAGATCGTGTCGGTCGTCGGCGGCTCGGGCTCGGGCAAGACCACGCTGGTGCGGCAGATTCTCGGCCTCGAGCGGCCGTCGTCGGGCACCATCAAACTGTTCGGCGAAAACCTCGCGACCATCTCGCCCGAAACCGCGCTGCTGATGCGCAGCCGCTCCGGCATGCTGTTCCAGCGCGGCGCGCTGTTCTCGTCGCTGTCGGTGTTCGACAACATCGCGCAGCCGGTGCGCGAGCTCGGCAAAGTGCCTGAAGACCTGCTGCGCGACATCGTGATGCTGAAGCTCGAAATGGTCGGGCTGCCGTGCAAGCACGCGTCGAAGATGCCGTCGGCGCTGTCGGGCGGCATGATCAAGCGGGTCGGCATCGCGCGCGCGATCGCGCTCGAACCCGAACTGCTGTTCCTCGACGAACCGACCGCCGGGCTCGACCCGCAGGCGTCCGACGAATTCGTCGAACTGATCTCCGGGCTGCATCGCGCGCTCGGCCTGACCGTCGTGATGATTACGCACGACCTCGATACGATGGTCGCGCTGTCGACCCGCGTGGCCGTGCTGGCCGATCGCAAGGTGCTGGTCAACGCACCGGTCGAGGAGGCGGCGGGCGTCGACCATCCGTTCATCCGCGAATATTTCCTTGGCCTGCGCGGGCGCCGCGCGCTGCAGGCGCTGCCGCCGGAGCGCCGCGCGAAGCTGCCGCAGGCGGCGCTCGAGCCGGCGTCCTCCGAGATCTCGCTATGAGACAGGCTATAAAGCAGGCTATGAAGCAGGCCGCTATGAACCAGGAACCCTGACAATGGAAAACAAAGCACATGCGTTCTGGGCCGGGCTGTTCACGGTCGTGCTGACGGTGGCCATCGCGCTCGCCGCGTTTCTGTTCAACGTCGACCGCTCGGTGCGGGTGCCGTACGACCTGATCGCGCGCACCAATGTGACGGGGCTCTACGCGGACGCGGCGGTGCGCTTTCGCGGGCTCGACGTCGGCAAAGTGCAATCGATCAAATTCGATCCGAGCCATCCGGGGCAGATCATGATCCGCATCTTGGTCGACGAGCGCGCGCCGATCACCCATTCGACATTCGGCAGCCTCGGCTTGCAGGGCGTGACCGGCATCGCATTCATCCAGCTCGACGATACCGGCCGCGATCTGACGCCGCTGCCGTCGTCGGTGCACCAGGTCGCGCAACTGCCGATGCGCCCGGGCCTGCTCGACCAGTTGCAGCAACGCGGCGACATCCTGTTGCGCAAGCTCGAAAAGGTCACCGACAACGTCAACGACATGCTGTCGCCGGAAATGGTCGCGCAACTGCACGACACGGCGGCGAGCATCGCGCAGGCGGCGTCGGGCGTGGCCGTGTTGACGCAGCAGCTGGCGCCGGTTGCCGGCAAGCTGCCCGGCACGATCGATCAGCTGAACCACACGCTCGCATCGACCAACCAGATGATCACGAGCCTGAACCGGCCGGACGGCCCGTTCGAGCGCAATCTGAACAAGGTCGGCACGGCCGCGCAGCAGGCGGGCGATGCGCTGACCCAGATGAATACGTCGCTGCAGGATCTGTCGGCGCGGGTCGGCTACGAGACGCTGCCGCGCGTGAATTCGCTGACTGAAGATGTGCGCTCGGCGGCCCAGTCCATCGATCGCGCGGCGGATACCTTCAGCACCAATCCGCGCAGCGTGCTGTTCGGCGCGCCGCGCGCGGCGCCGGGTCCGGGCGAGTCGGGCTTCACATGGCCCGCCGCCGCGCCTGCCGCTCAGGCCGCCACGGCAGCTCACTAAATCCGCAGGCCAGAACAGAGGAAGATGCTCATGTCACGCTCGATTCACCGACTGTTGTGCCCTCGCGCCGCGATTGCGGCGCTGCTCGCGTTCGGCGTGCTGGCGGCGGGTTGCGCGGGCACCTCCGCGGTGGTGTCGGATGTCCGCTACGACTTCGGTCCGCCGCCGCAGACCGCCGCGGCCTCGCCGCTGCCGGCCGTCAAGGTGCTCGACGTCGGCGCACCGAGCGTGCTCGAATCCGACCGGCTGATCTATCGGCTGAGCTACGCCGACGCGCAGCAAACGGCGGCCTATGCGAACAGCCACTGGACGATGATGCCGTCGCAGTTGTTGACGCAGCGCCTGCGCAACACGCTGAGCGCGCACGGCACCGTGCTCACCGGCTCCGACGGCGTGGCCGCGCCGGTGCTGCGGGTCGAGCTGACCCAGTTCGAGCAGGTGTTCGACAGCCAGACGGAAAGCCACGGCGCGATCACCGCGCGCGCCACGCTGACGCAAAACGGCAAGGTGGTCAGCCAGCACACATTCGTCGTGCGCGCGCCCGCGCGTTCGGCGGACGCGGCCGGCGGCGCGCAGGCGCTCGCCGCGGCCAGCGACGACCTGATCGCGCAGATCAGCGCGTGGCTCGGCTCGCAGGCGCTGGTCGCTGCGCAATGACGGGCTCGCGGCGCACGCGACGGAGCGCTGCATGAGTGAGCGTCCGTGGCTGCGCCGGCCGTCGGCGCTGGCGCGTCAGGCGCTGCTGCTGTACACGGCGCTGATCGTCTACGGCTCGTGGTATCCGTTTTCCGGCTGGCGCTCGCTCGGCATCGCGCCATTCGCGTATCTGTTCGATCCGATGCCGCAGTATCTGACGGCATTCGACGTCGTGACCAACGTGCTCGGCTATATGCCGTTCGGCGCGCTGGTCGTGATCGCCGCGTATCCGCGCTGGCGCGGCACGCTGGCTGTCGCACTCGCGTTCGTGTTGGGCGGCTTGCTGTCCGGCACGATGGAAGCGGTGCAGACCTGGCTGCCGACGCGTGTCGCGTCCAATCTCGACCTTGCCGCCAACACGCTCGGCGCGCTGCTCGGCGCGGCGATGATGTCGCCCGCGACCGGCGCGCTGCTCGATCGGGGGCTGCTCAGGCGGCTGCGGCTGTTGTGGTTCGAGCGCGGCCACGCGGCGCTCGTGTGTCTCGTCGCCGCGTGGCCGTTCGCGACGATGTATCCGGCACCGCGTCTGTTCGGTCTCGGCAACTGGCCACGGGCGCTGTGGCTGCGCTTCGATCCGGCGTCACAGGATGCGCTGCTGACGTGGACGCCGTCCGCGTGGCATGTCGGCGCATGGCCGGCGGCGGCTGCCGCGTGGCTACCCGACGATGCATGGGAAGCGGTCATCACGACGCTGAACCTGTTCGCGGCGCTCGCGCTCGCGTCGCTGCCGGTGCGCCGCCATGCACCGCGCGTGCGGCTGGTGCTGATGTTCGTCGCCGCTACGTTGGGTGTGAAGGCCGGCGCGACATTTCTGCAATCGCAGTCGGGTCTCGCGTTCGACTGGGCGACGCCCGGCGGGCTGATCGGGCTCGTGTGCGGCACCGCCGCGGCAATCGTCGCGCTGCCGCTCAGACGGCGCGTGCGCGCGGCGCTGGCGGGGTTCACGCTCGTCGTCGCGCTGGTGTTCGTCAATCTGCTGCCGGTGAATCCGTATTTCGATGCCGTGCTTGCCGACTGGCGGCAAGGGCGCTATCTGCATTTCAACGGACTTGCGCGCTGGCTCGCGTGGGTGTGGCCGTATGCGGCGCTGGTGTGGCTGGCGTTCGCGGTGGAACGGGCGTGGTTGAAGCGGCGGGCGAAGCCGGGGTGAGGCCGACGCCTTCGTCCGTCCCCCGGCGGCTGCATAGCCTGCTCGCTATAATCGTCCGCACGACCCAGGCGCTTTGCGCCTACCCCGCGCTGACGACGCCCCTGCACTCCTTTTCAGTCCTGCCCCCGACATCATGGATTCTTTCTATCAGCACCACGTCTTTTTCTGTCTGAATCAGCGCGACCCCGGCGCCGAGCGTCCGAGTTGCGCGAACTGCAACGCGCAGGCAATGCAGGAGTACGCGAAAAAGCGCGTGAAGCAACTCGGCCTCGCCGGTCCCGGCAAGGTGCGCATCAACAAGGCGGGCTGCCTCGATCGCTGCGAACTCGGTCCGACGCTCGTCGTGTATCCGGAGGGCGTCTGGTACACCTACGTCGACGAGAGCGACATCGACGAGATCGTCGAGTCGCATCTCGTAAACGGCAAGGTCGTCGAGCGTCTGAAAATCGATCAATAACGCGAACTATCCGGCGCGAACTACAGCCCGCTCAACAGGCATCACGATGAATTCGAACACGAAGAAATATCTGATCGATGGTCCGGTCGGCAAGATCGAGGTTGCGCTCGATCTGCCCGACGACGTGCGCGAGAACGGCGCCGCGCCGCGCGGCATCGCGCTCGTCGCGCATCCGCATCCGCTTTTCGGCGGCACGATGGACAACAAGGTTGCGCAGACGCTCGCGCGCACACTCGTGCAGTTGAACTACGTGACGTATCGCTCGAATTTTCGCGGCGTCGGCCAGACCGACGGCGAGCACGACGCGGGCATCGGCGAACGCGACGACCTGCGCGCGGTACTCGAACACATGCGCACGGAAGGTGAGTACGGCGATCTGCCGCTGGTGCTCGCGGGCTTTTCGTTCGGCACTTTCGTGCTGTCGCACGTCGCCGCGGCTCTCGTCGACGAAGGGCAGGAGATCGAGCGCGTGGTGTTCGTCGGCACTGCGGCGAGCCGCTGGGATGTCGCGCCGGTGCCGGAGAGCACATTGGTGATCCACGGCGAACTCGACGAGACCGTTCCCATTCAATCCGTTTACGACTGGGCGCGGCCGCAGGAATTACCGATCGTCGTGATTCCCGGCGCCGAACACTTTCTGCATCGAAAGCTTCACGTGCTGAAGCGGATCATCGTCGACGCGTGGCGATAGAAAAAAACGCTGTCCACGCGTTTTGTGGGGGACAGGTATGCGCAAACGTGTGCGAATCGCGCTTGTCGGCGCGATTTTGGCCGGGTGCCGCGCGTATAATGGGCGCTCTTTTTTGGGGCGCAGCGGCGCTCATCCGGTAGTTCGCGCGCGGCGAAGTCGCTTCGCCTGCAGCGCGCGCCGGGTGCGTGGCGCTGCGCCTGCGAACCGATTGCACCGCCGGAAGTCCAACGGGCGCCGCGCCGTTTTACGGCCAGATGCTCGCCGACCGGCTCCCCCAACTATGCGCGCTGCCGCGCGATGTATTTTTCTGCACGAATCGACCCTATGCGTTTCTCCTCCTCTGGCCGCACGTCATTCCCTTCAGTCGCTTCCTTCGTTCCCACCTCGCTGCATCGCGCCATCACCGCCGGTATCGTTCTGCCCGCCACGCTCGTCGCCACCAGTGCGTTTGCGCAGGTGCCGCCGCCGGGTGTGAACGCGCGCTCGTGGGTGCTCGTCGACGCCACCAGCAACCAGGTGCTCGCTTCCGGCAATCCCGATGAGCGCGTCGAGCCGGCTTCGCTCACCAAGCTGATGACCGCGTATCTGGTGTTCGAGGCGCTCGATACGAAGAAGATCACGATGGATCAAACCATCGAGCCGAGCGAAGCAGTGCGCCGCGTGAAAAACGATGAATCGCGCATGTTCATCGAGGCGCTGAAGCCGGTCACCGTGCATGACCTCGTGTACGGGATGATCGTGCAGTCGGGTAACGACGCGGCGATCGCGCTGGCGGAACTGGTCGGCGGCAGCGAGGCGCAGTTCGTCAACATGATGAACGCCGAAGCGCAGAAGCTCGGCATGACGCACACGCATTTCGCCGATGTGAACGGCATGCCCGACGCGCAGCACTACACGACCGCGGGCGACCTCGCGATCCTGTCGGCGCGTCTGATCCGCGACTATCCGGACTACTACAACATCTTCTCGGTCAAGGAATTCACGTACAACAAGATCAAGCAGCCGAACCGCAACCGTCTGCTGTGGATCGACCCGACCGTCGATGGCCTGAAGACCGGTCACACGCAAGCCGCCGGCTACTGCCTGATCGCGAGCGCGAAGCGTCCGCTGCCGGGTGCGCCCGATGCGTCGCGCCGTCTCGTCTCGGTGATGATGGGCGAGCCGAAGGAGCACGACCGCGTGCAGGACAGCCTGAAGATGCTGAACTACGGCTACACCGCGTACGACACCACGCGTCTGTACAAGGCGAACCAGGTGGTAGCCACGCCGCGCATCTACAAGGGTACGGCGGACAGCGTGCAGGTCGGCGTGAAGAGCGATCAGTACATCACGCTGCCGAAGGGCGCCGCCGACAAGGCGAAGCCGCAGATCGAACTGAACGATCCGCTGGTCGCGCCGCTCGCGATCGGTCAACAGGTCGGCACCGCGAAGCTCGTCGCTGACGGCAAGGTGCTCGCGCAGTTCCCGGTGGTCGCGCTGCAGCCGGTGCAGCAAGCCGGCGTGGTCGGCCGCGTGTGGGATTCGATGATGCTGATGTTCAACAAGAAGAAGTAAGGGCTGCACCGTAATGACCGTTGTTTCCGAGGCTTCGCAGGACCCGATCGTCTACCTGAACGGTGAGGTGGTGCCGTTGTCCGAGGCGCGCGTGCCGGTGCTCGATCGCGGTTTCATTTTCGGCGACGGCATCTACGAGGTCGCGCCGCTCTATGCACATGCGAGCGGCCGGCGCACCGCGTTTCGTTTGACGCAGCATCTGGCACGGCTCGCGCGCTCGGTCGGCAAGATCGGCATCGCCAATCCGTTCGACGACGCCGGCTGGCGCGAGCTGATCGAACGCGTGGTCGAGGCCAACGAGACGGACGGCGGCTTGCGAGCCGATCAGGACGCGATCGCGTATATCCAGGTCACGCGCGGCGTCGCGAAGCGTGGCCATGCGTTCCCGGCCGGCGTGAAGCCGACCGTGTTCGTGATGGTCACCGCACTGAGTCTGCCGAATGCGGCGCAGCGCGCGCACGGCGTGCGCTGTGTGAGCGC
Protein-coding regions in this window:
- a CDS encoding MlaE family ABC transporter permease, with protein sequence MNYDTPPGLEVAAGSQGKIVRLSGQWTALALARDRATGHVIPQLRSLTGAQGIGEWDLSRIDRMDHVGGQALWRVWGRKMPPGTALTDTQRDIFDRIAMLDTVRESAEPVPRFDPFTRLGLSIFSFFEHLYGGVAMLGRVVLDLLAIIRKPKITPWTEISANVYNAGARALPITALVAFLIGIVLSYLSAQQLRMFGANQFIVNILGLAVIRELGPVLSAILVAGRSGSAITAQIGVMRVTEELDAMRVMGIPHGLRLILPRVIALAVAMPLLVMWTNVIALTGGAVAAKLVLNIDMSFFARQLPSVVPIANLWIGLGKGAVFGMLIAIAGCHFGFRIKANSQSLGEGTTTSVVSSITIVILADAVFAMLFQNVGLG
- a CDS encoding ABC transporter ATP-binding protein; amino-acid sequence: MIAPLSEAVRGQPAPSIEEPVIEVIDITKRYGRNIVHQHLSLDVRRGEIVSVVGGSGSGKTTLVRQILGLERPSSGTIKLFGENLATISPETALLMRSRSGMLFQRGALFSSLSVFDNIAQPVRELGKVPEDLLRDIVMLKLEMVGLPCKHASKMPSALSGGMIKRVGIARAIALEPELLFLDEPTAGLDPQASDEFVELISGLHRALGLTVVMITHDLDTMVALSTRVAVLADRKVLVNAPVEEAAGVDHPFIREYFLGLRGRRALQALPPERRAKLPQAALEPASSEISL
- a CDS encoding MlaD family protein, with product MENKAHAFWAGLFTVVLTVAIALAAFLFNVDRSVRVPYDLIARTNVTGLYADAAVRFRGLDVGKVQSIKFDPSHPGQIMIRILVDERAPITHSTFGSLGLQGVTGIAFIQLDDTGRDLTPLPSSVHQVAQLPMRPGLLDQLQQRGDILLRKLEKVTDNVNDMLSPEMVAQLHDTAASIAQAASGVAVLTQQLAPVAGKLPGTIDQLNHTLASTNQMITSLNRPDGPFERNLNKVGTAAQQAGDALTQMNTSLQDLSARVGYETLPRVNSLTEDVRSAAQSIDRAADTFSTNPRSVLFGAPRAAPGPGESGFTWPAAAPAAQAATAAH
- a CDS encoding ABC-type transport auxiliary lipoprotein family protein, which encodes MSRSIHRLLCPRAAIAALLAFGVLAAGCAGTSAVVSDVRYDFGPPPQTAAASPLPAVKVLDVGAPSVLESDRLIYRLSYADAQQTAAYANSHWTMMPSQLLTQRLRNTLSAHGTVLTGSDGVAAPVLRVELTQFEQVFDSQTESHGAITARATLTQNGKVVSQHTFVVRAPARSADAAGGAQALAAASDDLIAQISAWLGSQALVAAQ
- a CDS encoding VanZ family protein; translation: MSERPWLRRPSALARQALLLYTALIVYGSWYPFSGWRSLGIAPFAYLFDPMPQYLTAFDVVTNVLGYMPFGALVVIAAYPRWRGTLAVALAFVLGGLLSGTMEAVQTWLPTRVASNLDLAANTLGALLGAAMMSPATGALLDRGLLRRLRLLWFERGHAALVCLVAAWPFATMYPAPRLFGLGNWPRALWLRFDPASQDALLTWTPSAWHVGAWPAAAAAWLPDDAWEAVITTLNLFAALALASLPVRRHAPRVRLVLMFVAATLGVKAGATFLQSQSGLAFDWATPGGLIGLVCGTAAAIVALPLRRRVRAALAGFTLVVALVFVNLLPVNPYFDAVLADWRQGRYLHFNGLARWLAWVWPYAALVWLAFAVERAWLKRRAKPG
- a CDS encoding (2Fe-2S) ferredoxin domain-containing protein codes for the protein MDSFYQHHVFFCLNQRDPGAERPSCANCNAQAMQEYAKKRVKQLGLAGPGKVRINKAGCLDRCELGPTLVVYPEGVWYTYVDESDIDEIVESHLVNGKVVERLKIDQ
- a CDS encoding alpha/beta hydrolase, whose translation is MNSNTKKYLIDGPVGKIEVALDLPDDVRENGAAPRGIALVAHPHPLFGGTMDNKVAQTLARTLVQLNYVTYRSNFRGVGQTDGEHDAGIGERDDLRAVLEHMRTEGEYGDLPLVLAGFSFGTFVLSHVAAALVDEGQEIERVVFVGTAASRWDVAPVPESTLVIHGELDETVPIQSVYDWARPQELPIVVIPGAEHFLHRKLHVLKRIIVDAWR
- a CDS encoding D-alanyl-D-alanine carboxypeptidase family protein, whose amino-acid sequence is MRFSSSGRTSFPSVASFVPTSLHRAITAGIVLPATLVATSAFAQVPPPGVNARSWVLVDATSNQVLASGNPDERVEPASLTKLMTAYLVFEALDTKKITMDQTIEPSEAVRRVKNDESRMFIEALKPVTVHDLVYGMIVQSGNDAAIALAELVGGSEAQFVNMMNAEAQKLGMTHTHFADVNGMPDAQHYTTAGDLAILSARLIRDYPDYYNIFSVKEFTYNKIKQPNRNRLLWIDPTVDGLKTGHTQAAGYCLIASAKRPLPGAPDASRRLVSVMMGEPKEHDRVQDSLKMLNYGYTAYDTTRLYKANQVVATPRIYKGTADSVQVGVKSDQYITLPKGAADKAKPQIELNDPLVAPLAIGQQVGTAKLVADGKVLAQFPVVALQPVQQAGVVGRVWDSMMLMFNKKK